One part of the Anopheles coustani chromosome 2, idAnoCousDA_361_x.2, whole genome shotgun sequence genome encodes these proteins:
- the LOC131262320 gene encoding intraflagellar transport protein 43 homolog: MQEKASPSTGAGGTPAKVKTDSWMEDSSIGRSLSSLTTGASGHGKNGRKFSNILEMERFSSNNIISMDDSSSTAIDYNPIDDIPVLPDADEIHESLLYNESPNLPSATTYKNLSSDIFTNGKASALGNLDEIDISILTECLESEQDIEEPDEVWTWDQLFTQLSVKINTETKTPVAEYSN, translated from the exons ATGCAAGAAAAAGCATCCCCATCCACCGGAGCTGGTGGAACGCCAGCGAAGGTaaaaaccgacagctggatgGAAGACTCGTCGATTGGTCGATCATTGTCATCGTTAACGACGGGCGCCTCGGGACATGGAAA GAACGGTCGGaaattttcgaatattttagAGAT GGAGCGGTTCAGCAGCAATAATATCATCTCGATGgacgacagcagcagcacggcgATCGATTACAACCCGATCGATGATATTCCCGTGCTGCCTGATGCGGATGAAATACACGAAAGCCTTCTGTACAACGAAAGCCCGAACCTTCCCTC TGCTACAACTTACAAAAACCTAAGCTCGGACATCTTTACCAACGGGAAAGCCTCAGCGCTGGGAAATTTAGATGAAATTGACATTTCCATTTTAACGGAATGCCTGGAAAGCGAGCAAGATATTGAAGAACCGGACGAAGTGTGGACTTGGGATCAGCTGTTTACGCAGCTATCGGTTAAAATCAACACGGAGACGAAAACGCCCGTCGCGGAGTACAGCAATTGA
- the LOC131262892 gene encoding uncharacterized protein LOC131262892 isoform X1, translated as MRMTSSTKIMLIACGSFSPPTPMHFRMFEIARDHIQQMGLGQVVGGIVSPVHDSYAKKGLVSATHRCAMIKIGLKSSDWIHLSDWETQQEEWTRTRQVLQYHQNYINSYLKDTNGTINNQHIPAWIPEGIKKTAGQVQLKLLCGADLLESFATPGLWKDEDLEAILGYHGIVVISRAGSNPEQFIFNSDLLSRYRRNITIVTNWVTNDVSSTLIRRLLNRGLSVKYLLDDHVTEYIRKFGLFGCNSDTKYILTPGSAAEAMSISPISPISDPDLYIEHRNQLNKIGSSCEVMDETDLPSPFIPSGPAALNKVFCCANDSTSSSKTGTVVGSSRGTFLGRPGSAVQIITTAAPSSTPPLLTSPDGNAKLTHTITLDDVDGSSTVVKKVGVCTSEKLSPRRVSIEQTATKPSTNAKSSTNNDNTSTTTKRTTTSNASTANAVKHDRSSPSATIKTITSIASNLGATLSTSTAHTAASTAASTGRISPSRSYDDMIKFVFTEHGIKVISDREYVV; from the exons AAATTGCACGCGATCACATCCAGCAGATGGGCCTGGGGCAGGTTGTTGGAGGAATTGTGTCTCCTGTGCATGACTCATATGCGAAGAAAGGACTGGTCTCTGCCACACACCGCTGTGCGATGATTAAGATTGGCCTTAAGTCGTCCGATTGGATACACCTTTCTGACTGGGAAACGCAGCAGGAAGAATGGACACGCACGCGGCAGGTCTTGCAGTATCATCAG AATTACATCAATTCATACTTGAAAGATACCAATGGGACCATCAACAATCAGCACATTCCCGCCTGGATTCCGGAAGGGATTAAGAAAACGGCTGGACAGGTTCAGCTGAAACTTTTGTGTGGTGCTGATCTATTGGAATCTTTCGCCACTCCGGGACTTTGGAAGGACGAGGATCTTGAGGCCATTCTAGGCTATCATGGAATCGTGGTCATCTCTCGAGCCGGCTCCAACCCAGAGCAATTCATATTCAACTCTGATCTACTAAGCCGATACCGG CGCAACATAACGATCGTTACAAACTGGGTTACAAATGATGTAAGCTCGACGTTGATTCGTCGTCTGCTGAATCGAGGACTGTCGGTGAAGTATCTGCTGGATGACCATGTCACGGAGTACATTAGGAAGTTTGGACTGTTCGGGTGCAATAGTGACAC TAAGTATATTCTTACACCTGGCAGCGCAGCGGAAGCCATGAGCATTTCGCCCATCTCGCCTATAAGCGACCCGGACCTCTACATAGAGCATCGGAATCAGTTAAACAAGATTGGATCGTCCTGTGAAGTAATGGACGAAACGGATCTACCATCACCCTTCATACCATCGGGCCCAGCGGCCCTCAACAAGGTGTTTTGTTGCGCCAACGACTCCACTTCCTCCTCCAAGACAGGAACGGTGGTTGGTAGTAGTCGCGGCACATTTCTCGGCCGTCCCGGGAGTGCCGTACAGATCATTACAACGGCGGCTCCTTCTTCGACGCCCCCGCTGCTAACGTCTCCTGATGGCAATGCAAAACTCACTCACACTATCACCCTAGACGATGTGGACGGCAGCAGCACGGTGGTCAAGAAGGTGGGTGTATGTACGAGCGAGAAGCTAAGCCCACGCCGGGTATCGATCGAACAAACGGCCACGAAACCGAGCACAAACGCTAAAAGCAGCACCAACAACGACAATACTAGCACAACGACCAAACGCACGACAACCTCAAACGCTAGCACCGCTAATGCTGTAAAACATGATCGAAGCAGCCCGTCTGCcacgatcaaaacgatcacATCAATCGCTAGCAACCTAGGCGCTACTCTTAGCACCAGCACAGCCCATACGGCCGCTTCAACGGCTGCTTCAACCGGGCGGATCAGTCCATCTCGTAGTTACGACGATATGATCAAATTTGTATTTACCGAACACGGTATCAAGGTCATTAGTGATCGCGAGTACGTAGTGTAG